Below is a genomic region from Deltaproteobacteria bacterium.
TCGTTGATCTGCGCGCCGAGGCGGGCGATCTCCTCGTCCTGGGGCGCGGCGATCCAGGTGAGCGCCTGGTTCTGATCGATGCTGTGGAAGCGGCCACCCGCCAGGAGGGCGCCGTCGCGCCAGTGGCCGGCGATCCCCGACGCCTCGGGGCCGCAGTGGACGGTGTTCACCTTCACGCCCCTCTGCCGGGCGTCGGCGAGGGCCTGCTGGTAGTCGACCGGCCCCTGATCGAAGCCCTCGTTGCCGGCGATGAAGATCAGCTTGAGGGTCCCGGGGTCGGGGTCCCAGGCGAGGCCCTTCAGGGCGGCGTCGATGACCTGGCCGCAGTGCTCGGAGCCGCCGTTGGTGGTCAGGGCGAAGAGGCCCTGGCTCACGTCGTCGAGATCGGTGGTGAAGGCCTGCACCTGCCGCAGGTAGCCGGTGGCGGCCTCGAGGCCGTCGTTGCCGTACTCGTAGAGGGCCACCCGCAGCTCGGGGGTGCGGCCCGCGCGCTTGAGCTCGGCCAGCTCGTTGACCACCCGCCACAGGCGGGTGCGGGCCTGATCGATGAGGCCGTCCATGCTGCTGGAGGTGTCGAGGAGGATCGCCAGCTGGACGATGGGAGGAGGAGCCGCTGGCTCCTGCGGGGCTTCGATGGGCGCGGGTTGCGGGAGGGCCACCTTCTCGGCCGCCTGGAAGTAGCGGGCCTGCACGAAGAAGGCGGTGACGAAGAGGGCGAGGGCGGCGGAGAAGATGCCGATGGTTCGATTCATGGGGGGCTCCCGGCCTTTGGGGGTGGAGGTGGCTTCACCTCGACCCTAGCCAGGGCCTCCCGGCGGGGGGGTAACGGCTCTGTAACCGTCAGTGCCCGGCGGCGCGCGCCCGCTCGAGCTCGGCCTGGGCCCGCAGGTCCATCAGGCGGGCGTCGATCTTGTCGAGCTCGGCGATCAGACGATCCTGCCGGCCCTGCAGCTTGTCGCGGCTCGAGCCGATCTGCCGCACCTCGCGGTCGGAGAGGATGCCGGTCTCCATCCGCTCGGTGGCCGACTGGATCAGCTCCCCGAGGCGATCGACCTCGTCCTGGAGGCCGGCCTGCCGGGACTCGAGGACGGCGACGGGATCGACCAGGCGCAGGTCGACCTTGAGCTGCTTGCCGGGCTTGGGCCCCTTCAGCTTCTTGCGGCCGATCTTTCCCTCCCGGCGCGCCTCGACGACCACGCTGCGGCGCGGCGCCACGGCGATCTTCGCCGGGGTCTGCAGGCCCAGGGCGACGCCGTCGAGGTAGAGCTCGGCCCCCGCCGGGCGGCTGCTCACCATCAGGTAGGCGGCCCGCGCCAGCTGGGTCTCCCAGGTCACCGGCTCCCGCTGCAGCTTCAGCACGATCGAGGCGGTGGCGTGGCCCTCGAGGCCGGCCAGGAGCTGGTGCTCCCCCGGGGGCAGGGTGATCGTCCCGGGGGTCTGGAGGAGCAGCACCCTCCCCTCGCTGGTCACCTGCGCGCCGGGCGGCTCGGTCGTCACGGTGACCTCCACCAGCTTCTCCAGGTGGATCCGCACCGGCCGCTCGGCCTGGGTGTAGGGGAGCTTCACGGTGGTGGGGACGTGGCCCTCGAGGGTGGCGGTGACGACGTGCTCGCGCAGGGCGAGGGTCTCCACCCGGGTCGGGCTCGGGGCGCTCACCGGCTGGTCGTTGACGACCAGGCTCGCCCCGGGCGGGGTCGTCTCGATCTGCAGGGTGACCTTGCCGTCGGCGGGCGCGGCGACCTCGGCCTCCTCTCCGCCCAGGAGGAAGAAGCCCAGCCCGCCCACCAGGGCCAGGAGCCCCAGGGCCCCGCCGCCGATCAGCAGCCAGGGAGGCCGGCCGCTCGGGCGGGGCGCGGCCGCGGCCGCCTCGGGCCGCAGCTCGGCCGAGGGCGAGGGGGGGCGGGCCGCCGGGGTCGAGAGGTCCGGCGCGGAGGGCAGCAGATCGTCGGGGGAGGAGGGCCCGGGGGCCGCCGCCGGCACCGGCTCGTAGGCGAGATCGAGGGCGGGCTCGGAGGCCGCCGGCCGGAGGTCGTCGAAGGTCGGCGCGACGAAGGCGGGCCCCGGGCCGCCCGGATCGGCCGGGACGTACTCTCCCTCCAGGGCCGTGGCGAGGCCGGGGGCCGGGGCGCCGAAGGCGTCCTCCAGGGGAGGCAGGCTCGAGGGATCGAAGGGCGCCGGGGCCGTCGCCGTCGCGGCGGGGAGCGGCGGCGCGGTCCAGGCCGCCTCCGGGCCCGGGCCGGTGGGCGCCGGGGGAGAGGAGGGGCTGGCCGGCGGGGTGGCGCCCGCCGGCGCGCCCGGGAGGCCGAGCGGCGCGATCTCTCCGCGCAGCCAGGCCGCGACGAGCTCCTGGGGGGTCCCGGCGCGGATCCCGCTCAAGGTCCGGGAGAGCATCGCCTGGGTCGCCTGGGCGTCGGGGCGCGCGCCGGGCTCGCGCTCCAGCATCGCCATCACCGCGTCCACCGCCCCGGCGTGCAGCTCCGGGTTCACGTCGGCGAGGTGGGGCACGTCCTCGGTGACCAGCTGGGCGATGATCGCGGGCGTCTCCTCGCTGCGCCAGATCCGCCGGCCGGTGAGCGCCTCCCAGAGGATCACCCCGAGGGCGAAGACGTCCGAGCGCCCGTCGATCTCCTTGCCGCGCACCTGCTCGGGCGACATGTAGGCCGGCTTCCCCTTCACCAGCCCCAGCTGGGTGGTGGTGTCGCGGCCGGCGGCCTTCACGATCCCGAAGTCGAGGAGCTTCACCCAGCCCTGCTCGGTGACCAGGAGGTTGTCGGGGGAGATGTCGCGGTGGACGATCCCCATCGGCGCGCCCTGCTCGTCGGTGGCCGCGTGCGCGTAGGCCAGGGCCCCGGCGGCCTGGGTGCCGAGGGCCATCCCCACGGCCTCCGGGAGGCGCAGCCCCGCCTTGCGCATCTGCGCCAGGAGGCGGTGGAGGGAGTCGCCGGGGACCAGCTCCATCACCAGGAAGACCCTCCCCTCGTCCACGCCGAAGTCGTAGACCTGCGCGATGCCGGGGTGGGTGAGGCGGGCGACGATCCGCGCCTCGTCGTGGAACATCTTCAGGCGAAGGTCGTCGTCGTCGGTGCCGGTGAGCACGACCTTGAGCGCGACCTCCCGCCGGAAGCCCTCGGGCCCCTCGGCCACCGCGCGGTAGACCTGGGGAGCTGCGAGGAGTCACTCACGCGATCCCGACCTTAGCTCAAGTCCCTCCCCGCGGGGGTAGAGAGCCAGCAGGCGCCGGACCCTCAGCCCAGCAGGCGATCGATGAGGGCCTGGAGCGAGAACCCCTCGCGCGCCTCGACGTAGAGGCCCATGCCTCCCCGGCGGCCGAGATCGACCCGCACCACCCGGCCGTGAGCCCTCACCGGGGGATCGCCCGGCTTGAGCCGGATCTCGATCTCGTACTCGCTCCCGGGCGGCGGCGGCGTCGCGTCGATCACGAAGAGGCCGCGGGCCGAGATGTCGCGGGTGAAGGTGTGGAGGGTCTGGTTGCGGTC
It encodes:
- a CDS encoding VWA domain-containing protein; translation: MNRTIGIFSAALALFVTAFFVQARYFQAAEKVALPQPAPIEAPQEPAAPPPIVQLAILLDTSSSMDGLIDQARTRLWRVVNELAELKRAGRTPELRVALYEYGNDGLEAATGYLRQVQAFTTDLDDVSQGLFALTTNGGSEHCGQVIDAALKGLAWDPDPGTLKLIFIAGNEGFDQGPVDYQQALADARQRGVKVNTVHCGPEASGIAGHWRDGALLAGGRFHSIDQNQALTWIAAPQDEEIARLGAQINETTIAFGAHGSAGLANVAAQDLNALSTGRGANIQRAMTKGTKVYDNSKWDLVSAIQKKKAKIRQLDKQLLDARYAGLSDEELKVEVEKLQQRRDTLTARLGKLKKEREGWVASERQKQAQQEGQSFDDSLVDSIRNQAAAGGFEVEGSQVAAPGES
- a CDS encoding PEGA domain-containing protein → MLSRTLSGIRAGTPQELVAAWLRGEIAPLGLPGAPAGATPPASPSSPPAPTGPGPEAAWTAPPLPAATATAPAPFDPSSLPPLEDAFGAPAPGLATALEGEYVPADPGGPGPAFVAPTFDDLRPAASEPALDLAYEPVPAAAPGPSSPDDLLPSAPDLSTPAARPPSPSAELRPEAAAAAPRPSGRPPWLLIGGGALGLLALVGGLGFFLLGGEEAEVAAPADGKVTLQIETTPPGASLVVNDQPVSAPSPTRVETLALREHVVTATLEGHVPTTVKLPYTQAERPVRIHLEKLVEVTVTTEPPGAQVTSEGRVLLLQTPGTITLPPGEHQLLAGLEGHATASIVLKLQREPVTWETQLARAAYLMVSSRPAGAELYLDGVALGLQTPAKIAVAPRRSVVVEARREGKIGRKKLKGPKPGKQLKVDLRLVDPVAVLESRQAGLQDEVDRLGELIQSATERMETGILSDREVRQIGSSRDKLQGRQDRLIAELDKIDARLMDLRAQAELERARAAGH